The sequence CAGAACAGCTCCCGCAGGCGCGGAACGTCCACTTCCGTCAGCCGGTGGACAGCCAGATCAGCGAGGCCGAGGTCTTCGAGGCGGTGGGTCGTGGCGACGCCGACGACCTTCATGCCCCCGGCCCGCCCGGCCTCCAAACCGTGGATTGCATCCTCGAAAACCACACAGTCCTCCGGGCTGCGGTCGATCTTTTTCGCCGCCACCAGAAAGACCTCCGGGTCGGGCTTGCCCACGGTCACGTCCTCGGCGCTGGTGATGTCCGCGAAGTACTCGCGCAGGTGCGCGATGTCCATGATCGTCTCGATGTTCTCGCGAGAGGAGGAGGTGCCGACGCAGCACGGAATGCCCGCTTCCTTCAGCCCCCGCAGCAGGTCGTAGACGCCGGGCAACGGCTCAATCCCGCGTTCGCGAATAATTTCGCGGTAAAGGGCCTCCTTGCGGTCGCCCAGGCGGGCGATTTCAGCCGGGTCGGTCGTCCAACCAAGGATTTCCGGGATGATAACGGTGTTCTTGCGTCCGAATCCGCGCTTGAAATGCCCCGGCGGGAGGGTGAGCTTTTCCTCCGCAGCCAGGAGATCCCAGCTCAGTTCGTGAGCGGCGGACGAATCCACGATGACGCCGTCCCAGTCGAAAAGTGCTCCTTGCAGACTTGCCATAGGGCCGCAAGCATGCCGCAGGCGCGGACGCAGGGCACGGCTTTTTTACACCCGAAGG comes from Ruficoccus amylovorans and encodes:
- a CDS encoding HAD family hydrolase, producing the protein MASLQGALFDWDGVIVDSSAAHELSWDLLAAEEKLTLPPGHFKRGFGRKNTVIIPEILGWTTDPAEIARLGDRKEALYREIIRERGIEPLPGVYDLLRGLKEAGIPCCVGTSSSRENIETIMDIAHLREYFADITSAEDVTVGKPDPEVFLVAAKKIDRSPEDCVVFEDAIHGLEAGRAGGMKVVGVATTHRLEDLGLADLAVHRLTEVDVPRLRELF